In a single window of the Methylococcus sp. Mc7 genome:
- the folK gene encoding 2-amino-4-hydroxy-6-hydroxymethyldihydropteridine diphosphokinase, protein MSGERKAYIGLGGNLGDAAETVRTARRAIGTAPGVRELAFSSLYRSAPMGPSGQPDYVNAVMAVATTLAPPELLQALQRIEQTHGRVRTGERWGPRTLDLDLLLYDDLVLDTETLTIPHPGIAEREFVLYPLAEIAPDLHVPSRGPLRELVRNCPRRGLTVIAHD, encoded by the coding sequence ATGAGCGGCGAACGCAAGGCTTACATCGGTCTCGGCGGCAATCTCGGCGACGCGGCCGAAACCGTGCGGACGGCCCGGCGGGCGATCGGCACCGCGCCCGGCGTGCGGGAACTCGCTTTTTCCAGCCTTTACCGCAGTGCTCCGATGGGACCGAGCGGCCAGCCGGACTACGTCAACGCCGTCATGGCCGTCGCCACGACGCTCGCGCCGCCGGAACTGCTGCAAGCCCTGCAGCGGATCGAGCAGACCCACGGCCGCGTCCGCACCGGCGAACGCTGGGGACCCAGGACGCTCGACCTCGACCTGCTGCTCTACGACGACCTCGTGCTCGACACGGAAACCCTGACGATACCGCATCCCGGCATCGCCGAACGGGAGTTCGTGCTGTATCCGCTGGCGGAAATCGCGCCCGACCTCCACGTTCCCAGCCGGGGTCCCTTGCGGGAGCTGGTCCGGAACTGCCCGCGCAGGGGCCTTACGGTCATCGCCCATGACTGA
- a CDS encoding GTP-binding protein, whose product MSEPIPVTILTGFLGAGKTTLLNRILGEAHGQRIAVIENEFGEIGVDNELLQQGDEQIVEMNNGCICCTVRGDLVRILGDLAERRRRGAVNFCRVLIETTGLADPAPVAQTFFVDEGVARDYRLDAIITVVDAKHAPRQLDECHEAQEQVGFADRILLSKTDLVSEEAVNALMARLRAMNPRAPLLRVHFGQVDLREVLDIRGFDLREILALEPDFLEDVSHEHDDAVGSFVYRSDKPFDFARLLCFMEIMVGRFGQELLRYKGILNVAGCDRRIVFQGVHMLFGDTAGLPWGEGEARESQLVFIGRNLPHEEIRAALASCHTDG is encoded by the coding sequence GTGAGTGAACCCATTCCAGTAACGATTCTCACCGGCTTTTTGGGTGCAGGTAAAACCACGCTCTTGAACCGTATCCTCGGCGAAGCGCATGGTCAGCGTATCGCCGTGATCGAAAACGAGTTCGGTGAGATCGGGGTGGACAACGAGCTGCTGCAGCAGGGCGACGAGCAGATCGTCGAGATGAACAACGGCTGCATTTGCTGCACGGTGCGTGGCGACCTGGTGCGCATCCTGGGCGATCTGGCGGAGCGCCGCCGCCGGGGCGCGGTGAATTTCTGCCGGGTTCTCATCGAAACCACGGGGCTGGCCGATCCGGCGCCGGTGGCGCAGACCTTTTTCGTCGACGAAGGCGTTGCCCGGGATTACCGCCTGGACGCCATCATCACGGTGGTGGACGCCAAACACGCTCCGCGGCAGCTCGACGAGTGCCACGAGGCGCAGGAGCAGGTCGGTTTCGCCGACCGCATTCTGTTGTCCAAGACCGATCTGGTCAGCGAGGAAGCGGTGAACGCTTTGATGGCGCGCCTGCGTGCCATGAATCCGCGCGCGCCCCTGCTGCGAGTCCACTTCGGTCAGGTGGACCTGCGCGAAGTCCTCGACATCCGGGGGTTCGATCTGAGGGAAATCCTTGCCCTGGAGCCGGACTTTCTGGAGGACGTCAGCCACGAACATGATGACGCCGTCGGTTCGTTCGTGTACCGCTCCGACAAACCTTTCGACTTCGCGCGTCTGCTTTGCTTCATGGAAATCATGGTCGGCCGGTTCGGTCAGGAGTTGTTGCGCTACAAAGGCATCCTCAACGTAGCCGGCTGCGACCGCCGCATCGTTTTTCAGGGCGTACACATGTTGTTCGGCGACACGGCGGGGCTGCCTTGGGGCGAGGGGGAGGCGCGCGAGTCCCAATTGGTCTTCATCGGGCGCAACCTGCCGCATGAGGAAATCCGGGCTGCGCTGGCTTCCTGCCACACCGATGGTTGA
- the panD gene encoding aspartate 1-decarboxylase — translation MQTTMLKAKLHRARVTHSELEYEGSCAIDGALLDCAGIREYEQIQIYNVNNGERFTTYAIRATDGSGTVSVNGAAARLAAVGDIVIICAYVGLNQAELAAYRPNLVYVNENNEITRTSHAIPVQAA, via the coding sequence ATGCAAACCACGATGTTGAAAGCCAAGTTGCACCGAGCGCGTGTGACCCATTCGGAGCTCGAATACGAAGGCTCCTGCGCCATCGACGGCGCCCTGCTCGACTGTGCCGGCATTCGCGAGTACGAGCAAATCCAGATCTACAACGTCAACAACGGCGAACGCTTCACCACCTACGCCATCCGCGCCACCGACGGCTCCGGCACCGTCTCGGTCAACGGCGCCGCCGCCCGCCTCGCCGCCGTGGGCGACATCGTCATCATCTGCGCCTATGTCGGCTTGAACCAGGCCGAACTGGCCGCCTACCGGCCGAACCTCGTCTACGTCAACGAAAACAACGAAATCACCCGGACCAGCCACGCCATCCCGGTGCAGGCGGCCTGA
- the panC gene encoding pantoate--beta-alanine ligase: MRIVRTKTELEAALAPWRAAGDSIAFVPTMGNLHAGHLHLVDTAKTRAARVVVSIFVNPTQFGPGEDLAAYPRTPGQDIERLRDHQADLLYLPDAADVYPDDGQPTTFVEVPGLSEQLCGKFRPGHFRGVATVVCKLLNRVRPDLALFGEKDFQQLAVIRKMVRDLDMPVTIVGVPTVREPSGLAMSSRNGYLSPEEKERASLIFRTLNRAAEAVREGERDYPRIEQEAAEALEAGGFSVDYVSIRRQRDLAAPSAEDDALVILAAAHLGRARLIDNILISLDPTH, encoded by the coding sequence ATGAGAATCGTCCGCACGAAAACGGAACTGGAAGCCGCCCTGGCACCCTGGCGGGCGGCGGGTGACAGCATCGCCTTCGTGCCCACCATGGGCAACCTGCACGCCGGCCACCTCCACCTGGTCGACACGGCGAAGACACGAGCCGCGCGGGTGGTCGTCAGCATCTTCGTCAACCCGACCCAGTTCGGGCCCGGTGAGGACCTCGCCGCCTATCCCCGCACGCCCGGGCAGGACATCGAACGGCTCCGCGACCATCAGGCCGACCTGCTGTATCTGCCCGACGCTGCCGACGTCTACCCCGACGATGGCCAGCCGACGACCTTCGTCGAAGTGCCCGGCCTGTCGGAGCAGCTCTGCGGAAAATTCCGGCCCGGCCATTTCCGCGGCGTCGCCACCGTGGTCTGCAAGCTGTTGAACCGGGTACGGCCGGACCTCGCCCTGTTCGGCGAAAAGGACTTTCAGCAACTGGCCGTCATCCGCAAGATGGTGCGCGACCTCGACATGCCCGTGACGATCGTGGGTGTCCCGACGGTGCGCGAGCCCAGCGGCCTGGCCATGAGTTCCCGCAACGGTTATCTCAGCCCGGAGGAAAAGGAACGCGCTTCCCTCATCTTCCGCACGCTGAACCGGGCCGCCGAAGCCGTGCGCGAGGGTGAGCGGGATTACCCGCGCATCGAGCAGGAAGCCGCCGAGGCGCTCGAAGCCGGCGGCTTCTCGGTCGATTATGTCAGCATCCGGCGACAGCGGGACCTCGCTGCGCCTTCGGCAGAGGACGATGCGCTCGTGATCCTGGCGGCAGCGCATCTGGGCAGGGCAAGACTGATCGACAACATCCTGATTTCCCTGGACCCAACCCATTGA
- the cmoA gene encoding carboxy-S-adenosyl-L-methionine synthase CmoA, with protein sequence MSKDEIYRQSQSFLDDFGFGESVATVFDDMLERSVPFYAELQRMIAEMAGDFAAPDTRIYDFGCSTGTTLIGLDRAIGPRGLILVGVDNSEEMLAKCRAKMAGHVFANAVELVRADLNQGIAMEKASIALMILTLQFVRPLYRDRLVKAIHDGLEENGALVLVEKVLGESSLFNRSFIKYYYEFKKRNGYTELEIAQKREALENVLVPYKLAENLEMLKLAGFRYVDVFFKWYNFVGIVAVK encoded by the coding sequence ATGTCTAAAGACGAAATTTACAGGCAGTCGCAGTCGTTTCTCGACGACTTCGGCTTCGGGGAGAGCGTCGCGACCGTGTTCGACGACATGTTGGAGCGCTCGGTGCCCTTCTATGCCGAACTGCAGCGCATGATCGCCGAAATGGCCGGCGACTTCGCCGCGCCGGACACCCGCATCTACGATTTCGGCTGCTCCACGGGTACCACCTTGATCGGCCTGGACCGGGCGATCGGGCCGCGCGGGCTTATTCTCGTGGGGGTCGACAACTCCGAAGAGATGCTGGCGAAATGCCGCGCCAAGATGGCCGGGCACGTTTTCGCCAACGCCGTCGAGCTGGTCCGTGCCGATCTGAACCAGGGGATCGCCATGGAGAAAGCGTCGATTGCCCTGATGATACTGACCCTGCAGTTCGTCCGCCCGCTCTACCGCGACCGGCTGGTCAAGGCCATACATGATGGGCTGGAAGAAAACGGCGCGCTGGTTCTGGTGGAGAAAGTACTGGGCGAGAGCTCCCTCTTCAATCGTTCCTTCATCAAGTACTACTACGAATTCAAGAAGCGCAACGGCTATACCGAACTGGAGATCGCCCAGAAGCGCGAGGCCCTGGAAAACGTCCTGGTGCCGTACAAGCTGGCGGAGAATCTCGAGATGCTCAAGTTGGCCGGCTTCCGCTACGTCGACGTGTTCTTCAAATGGTACAACTTCGTCGGCATCGTGGCCGTCAAGTGA
- the panB gene encoding 3-methyl-2-oxobutanoate hydroxymethyltransferase, with the protein MTDPVTLPSLLAMKRRGEKIASLTAYDASAASLQDEAGIEVILVGDSLGNVIQGQPTTLSVTLDHMVYHTACVQRAARRALVLTDLPFLSYCTPEQAAHSAARLIREGGAQAVKLEGGRERLGIVRFLTEQNVPVCGHLGLQPQAIHRLGRYAVQGRDAESASRMIEDACLLAEAGAMLLVLECIPWELAQEITAAVEIPTIGIGAGRHCDGQVLVWQDMLGMSAQHLRFSKDFLAGHADIRGAISAYVREVKAGTFPGDEHSFGRDGP; encoded by the coding sequence ATGACTGATCCGGTGACTCTGCCCAGCCTGCTCGCCATGAAGCGGCGGGGAGAAAAGATCGCCTCCCTCACCGCCTACGACGCATCCGCCGCGTCCCTGCAGGACGAGGCCGGCATCGAGGTCATCCTGGTCGGCGACTCGCTCGGCAACGTCATCCAGGGCCAGCCCACCACCCTGAGCGTCACGCTCGACCACATGGTGTACCACACCGCCTGCGTGCAGCGGGCGGCGCGGCGCGCCCTGGTGCTGACCGACCTCCCCTTCCTGAGCTATTGCACCCCCGAACAGGCGGCCCATAGCGCCGCCCGGCTGATCCGCGAAGGCGGCGCGCAGGCGGTCAAGCTGGAAGGCGGGCGGGAGCGGCTCGGCATCGTCAGGTTCCTGACGGAGCAGAACGTTCCGGTATGCGGCCATCTGGGCCTGCAGCCGCAAGCCATCCACCGATTGGGCCGTTACGCGGTGCAGGGCCGCGACGCCGAATCGGCAAGCCGCATGATCGAAGACGCCTGCCTGCTGGCCGAAGCCGGCGCAATGCTCCTGGTGCTCGAATGCATCCCCTGGGAGCTGGCCCAGGAAATCACCGCCGCCGTCGAAATTCCCACCATCGGCATCGGCGCCGGCCGTCATTGCGACGGCCAGGTCTTGGTCTGGCAGGACATGCTGGGCATGAGCGCGCAGCACCTGCGCTTCTCCAAGGACTTCCTCGCCGGCCATGCGGACATTCGAGGGGCGATCTCGGCTTATGTGCGAGAGGTCAAGGCCGGCACCTTCCCGGGCGACGAACACAGCTTCGGCCGCGACGGCCCATGA
- the folE2 gene encoding GTP cyclohydrolase FolE2: MKDAGLAIDDVQGRADLRRIDIDRVGIKGIRHPVRVRDRSLGEQRTVARFDMAVSLPHHFKGTHMSRFVEIINGHDREIGIASFEAMLVEMVERLDAEAGHIEMRFPYFLEKRAPVTGVRSLMDYEVALIGEIAGAATTTRLRVTVPVTSLCPCSKAISERGAHNQRSHVTVAVCIRDFVWIEELVEWVEAEASSPIYGLLKRPDEKYVTEYAYDHPRFVEDLVRGVAARLDAEPRIAAYVVEVENFESIHNHSAYALIERDKRTAAA; encoded by the coding sequence ATGAAAGACGCAGGGCTGGCTATCGACGACGTGCAGGGCCGAGCGGACCTGCGCCGCATAGACATCGACAGGGTCGGGATCAAGGGCATTCGCCATCCGGTGAGGGTCCGGGATCGAAGTCTGGGCGAACAGCGCACCGTCGCCCGTTTCGACATGGCGGTGAGTCTGCCGCATCATTTCAAGGGGACCCACATGTCGCGCTTCGTGGAGATCATCAACGGCCACGACCGCGAGATCGGCATCGCCTCCTTCGAGGCGATGCTGGTGGAAATGGTGGAGCGCCTGGACGCCGAGGCCGGTCACATCGAGATGCGTTTTCCCTACTTCCTGGAGAAACGAGCGCCGGTGACGGGCGTCAGGAGTCTCATGGATTACGAGGTCGCCCTGATCGGTGAAATCGCCGGAGCCGCAACGACGACACGGCTTAGAGTGACCGTGCCGGTCACCAGCCTGTGTCCCTGTTCCAAGGCGATTTCCGAACGCGGCGCCCACAACCAGCGCTCTCATGTCACGGTCGCCGTGTGCATCCGGGATTTCGTGTGGATCGAAGAGTTGGTCGAGTGGGTGGAGGCCGAGGCTTCTTCACCGATTTACGGTCTCCTCAAACGTCCCGACGAAAAATACGTCACCGAATACGCCTACGACCATCCCCGCTTCGTCGAGGACCTGGTGCGAGGCGTGGCCGCCCGTTTGGACGCCGAACCGCGTATCGCCGCCTACGTTGTCGAGGTGGAGAATTTCGAGTCCATCCACAACCATTCGGCCTACGCGCTGATCGAGCGCGACAAGCGGACGGCGGCCGCTTGA
- the pcnB gene encoding polynucleotide adenylyltransferase PcnB, which translates to MIHIQLPITKQPTNPLEIFAFIKRLTGALRPAAAAAPDPVATGPRIYSRSEHSISRTLISDNALKVLYRLRKAGYQAYLVGGCVRDLLLGREPKDFDVVTDAHPEEIKAVFRNCRLIGRRFRLAHVHFGEEIIEVATFRALTREPHDEHVTEDGRILRDNVYGTIEEDAFRRDFTVNALYYNIGDFSVIDYVGGMDDHRNASLRLIGDPEQRYREDPVRMLRAIRFAVKLGFTLHPSCAEPIHRLADLLRDIPAARLYDEIVKLFLAGYAVQTFEQLRHFRLFGSLFPETESCLARESGGFPLTFVAKALERTDQRVQEDKAVAPYFLFSALLWEPVRSRAEARIAEGENAIVAYQEAASEVISRQTRHTAFPKTIGIPMREIWLLQSRFDKTQGGRPFRLLSHPRFRAAYDFLVLRAETGEAEPELAEWWTRFQSADEAEQKAMTRTGRRPGGKSRPRKRRRRAPVAAA; encoded by the coding sequence ATGATTCATATACAACTTCCTATAACCAAACAACCAACAAATCCTCTGGAAATCTTCGCCTTCATCAAACGGTTGACCGGTGCGTTGCGCCCCGCCGCCGCGGCAGCACCGGATCCCGTTGCCACCGGCCCGCGGATTTATTCCCGCTCCGAACATTCGATCTCGCGCACGCTGATCAGCGACAATGCGCTGAAGGTGCTCTATCGCCTGCGTAAAGCGGGCTATCAGGCCTACCTGGTCGGCGGCTGCGTGCGCGACCTGCTGCTGGGGCGGGAGCCGAAGGATTTCGACGTGGTCACCGATGCCCACCCCGAGGAAATCAAGGCCGTTTTCCGGAACTGCCGGCTGATCGGGCGCCGCTTCCGCCTTGCCCATGTGCATTTCGGCGAGGAGATCATCGAAGTCGCCACCTTCCGCGCCCTGACCCGCGAGCCGCACGACGAGCATGTTACCGAAGACGGACGCATTCTGCGCGACAACGTCTACGGCACCATCGAGGAAGACGCCTTCCGGCGCGATTTCACGGTCAATGCGCTGTATTACAACATCGGCGACTTCTCGGTGATCGATTACGTCGGGGGCATGGACGACCACCGCAACGCGTCGCTGCGGCTGATCGGCGACCCCGAACAGCGCTACCGCGAGGATCCGGTGCGGATGCTGCGGGCGATCCGTTTCGCGGTGAAGCTCGGCTTCACCTTGCATCCGAGCTGCGCCGAGCCGATTCACCGTCTGGCGGACCTGCTGCGCGACATTCCGGCGGCCCGGCTCTACGACGAGATCGTGAAGCTGTTCCTGGCCGGCTACGCGGTGCAGACTTTCGAGCAGCTTCGCCATTTCCGGCTGTTCGGCTCGCTGTTCCCGGAAACGGAAAGCTGCCTGGCCCGCGAAAGCGGGGGATTCCCGCTTACCTTCGTGGCCAAGGCTCTGGAACGCACCGATCAGCGCGTCCAGGAAGACAAGGCGGTCGCGCCCTATTTCCTGTTCTCCGCCTTGCTGTGGGAGCCGGTGCGCAGCCGGGCCGAAGCCCGGATCGCCGAGGGCGAAAACGCCATCGTGGCCTATCAGGAGGCGGCGTCCGAAGTCATCTCCCGCCAGACCCGCCACACGGCTTTCCCCAAGACGATCGGGATCCCGATGCGGGAAATCTGGCTGCTCCAGTCCCGCTTCGACAAGACGCAAGGGGGGCGTCCTTTCCGCCTCCTCAGCCATCCGCGTTTCCGTGCCGCCTACGACTTCCTGGTGCTGCGCGCCGAGACCGGCGAAGCCGAACCGGAGCTGGCGGAATGGTGGACCCGCTTCCAGTCCGCCGACGAGGCCGAGCAGAAGGCCATGACCCGCACCGGCCGCAGGCCCGGCGGAAAATCCAGGCCCCGGAAACGGCGCAGGCGCGCGCCGGTAGCGGCGGCCTGA
- the hisI gene encoding phosphoribosyl-AMP cyclohydrolase: MDSLPFDDRGLIPAIAQQYDTGQVLMLAWMNRAALVETLATGRVCYWSRSRQALWRKGETSGHRQWLKELRLDCDGDTVLLLVDQQGPACHTGRSSCFYNRVDGEDLVVDSRSLSRE; encoded by the coding sequence ATGGATAGCTTGCCTTTCGACGACCGCGGCCTGATTCCCGCCATTGCCCAGCAATATGACACCGGCCAGGTGCTCATGCTCGCGTGGATGAACCGCGCGGCGCTCGTCGAGACGCTGGCCACCGGGCGTGTCTGCTACTGGTCGCGTTCGCGCCAGGCGCTTTGGCGCAAGGGTGAGACTTCGGGGCACCGGCAGTGGCTGAAGGAGCTGCGTCTGGATTGTGACGGCGACACGGTGCTGCTTCTGGTCGATCAACAGGGTCCGGCCTGTCACACCGGACGTTCGAGTTGTTTTTACAACCGCGTCGACGGCGAAGACCTGGTCGTCGATTCGAGGAGTCTATCTCGTGAGTGA
- a CDS encoding pirin family protein, with the protein MTTRTLDCVIPSVAASDGAGVKLRRSLGSSQALRHDPFLLLDEFFSDDPDDYIRGFPAHPHRGFETVTYMLDGHMRHEDSIGHRGDLGPGDVQWMTAGRGIIHSEMPQQTEGRMRGFQLWINLPAREKMKPAAYRDIPAREIPTVALENGGEVRVIAGTLIADEHRVSGPIQGLSTEPLYFDVHIPAAAVFTAPVPAGHNGLLYLYDGTATVGGDRQALPPRDAGLLTKGETVRVEAGPQGARFLLLAGRPLREPIAQHGPFVMNTREEIEQALADYRDGTLA; encoded by the coding sequence CCCGGACTCTCGACTGCGTCATCCCTTCCGTCGCCGCCTCCGACGGTGCCGGGGTGAAGCTGCGGCGCAGCCTCGGCAGCTCGCAGGCGCTGCGCCATGATCCCTTCCTGCTGCTGGACGAATTCTTTTCGGACGATCCGGACGATTACATCCGCGGATTCCCCGCGCATCCGCACCGAGGCTTCGAGACCGTCACCTACATGCTCGACGGCCATATGCGCCACGAGGACAGTATCGGTCACCGCGGCGATCTCGGTCCCGGCGACGTGCAGTGGATGACCGCCGGGCGCGGGATCATCCATTCCGAGATGCCGCAGCAGACCGAGGGCCGGATGCGCGGCTTCCAGCTCTGGATCAACCTCCCGGCCCGGGAAAAAATGAAGCCGGCCGCCTACCGCGACATACCGGCGCGCGAGATACCGACCGTGGCGCTGGAAAACGGAGGCGAGGTCCGTGTGATCGCGGGCACGCTGATTGCGGACGAGCATCGCGTCTCCGGTCCGATCCAGGGCTTGAGCACCGAACCGCTGTATTTCGACGTGCATATTCCGGCCGCCGCCGTCTTCACGGCTCCCGTCCCCGCGGGCCACAATGGACTCCTCTACCTTTACGACGGCACGGCGACCGTCGGCGGCGACCGCCAGGCACTGCCGCCTCGCGATGCCGGGCTTCTCACGAAGGGGGAAACGGTCCGCGTCGAAGCCGGACCGCAAGGTGCCCGCTTTCTCCTGCTCGCCGGGAGACCCCTGAGGGAACCCATCGCCCAGCACGGCCCCTTCGTGATGAACACCCGGGAAGAGATCGAGCAGGCACTGGCAGATTACCGGGACGGCACTTTGGCTTGA
- the dksA gene encoding RNA polymerase-binding protein DksA, translating into MPAGAYMNASQTTFFRHYLGALRAELLERAFSARTALEAGDVLSDPNDRATLEEEHLIELRRLDRERKYLKKIDAALARIAEGTYGYCEETGEPIGLRRLLARPTTTLCLEAQNRHERAERQGNPS; encoded by the coding sequence ATGCCGGCGGGCGCTTACATGAACGCGAGTCAGACCACCTTCTTCCGTCACTACTTGGGAGCCCTTCGAGCCGAATTATTGGAACGCGCTTTTTCGGCACGGACCGCTTTGGAAGCAGGGGATGTTCTTTCCGATCCCAACGACCGGGCGACGTTGGAAGAAGAACATCTCATCGAACTGCGCCGGCTGGACCGCGAGCGCAAGTACCTGAAGAAGATCGATGCCGCCCTGGCGCGCATCGCCGAGGGAACCTATGGCTATTGCGAAGAAACGGGCGAACCGATCGGCTTGCGGCGTCTGCTTGCCCGGCCCACTACTACGCTTTGCCTGGAAGCCCAGAACCGCCACGAGCGCGCCGAACGGCAGGGAAATCCGTCATGA
- the folP gene encoding dihydropteroate synthase, translating into MNRLHAVLAQDRPLIMGILNVTPDSFSDGGLYDDVEQAVRRGVFMAGEGADVIDVGGESTRPGAEPVEAAVQLARVVPVIERLRVLLPERVGISVDTTRAEVARAALRAGADLINDVSAGRDDPALLPLVAAERVPVVLMHMQGTPATMQERPHYEDVVAEVLAFLLERAEAAGRAGVPRESILLDPGIGFGKRRDDNLKLMAHLDRFVATGHPVLLGTSRKRFMGAVCGETEPAALVPATVATTALGVSAGVRLFRVHDVKENRQAADVADAIRRAR; encoded by the coding sequence ATGAACCGATTGCATGCTGTGCTCGCCCAGGATCGCCCCCTGATCATGGGTATCCTCAACGTCACCCCCGACAGTTTTTCCGACGGCGGCCTGTACGACGACGTCGAACAGGCCGTCCGCCGCGGCGTGTTCATGGCGGGGGAGGGCGCCGACGTGATCGACGTGGGCGGGGAGTCGACCCGGCCGGGGGCGGAACCGGTCGAGGCCGCGGTCCAGCTCGCCCGCGTGGTTCCGGTCATCGAGCGCCTGCGGGTGCTGCTTCCCGAGCGGGTGGGGATCAGCGTCGACACGACGCGGGCGGAAGTGGCCCGTGCGGCCCTGCGGGCCGGCGCCGATCTGATCAACGACGTGTCCGCGGGGCGGGACGATCCCGCCCTGCTGCCGCTGGTGGCGGCCGAGCGCGTGCCGGTCGTGCTGATGCACATGCAGGGTACGCCTGCGACCATGCAGGAGCGGCCGCATTACGAAGACGTGGTCGCCGAAGTGCTGGCGTTCCTGCTGGAGCGGGCGGAGGCGGCCGGGCGCGCCGGGGTCCCGCGCGAATCCATCCTGCTCGATCCCGGCATCGGCTTCGGCAAGCGCCGGGACGACAATCTCAAGCTGATGGCCCATCTGGACCGCTTCGTCGCAACGGGTCACCCGGTGCTGCTGGGCACCAGCCGGAAGCGCTTCATGGGAGCGGTCTGCGGCGAAACCGAGCCGGCGGCCCTGGTGCCGGCGACGGTGGCGACCACCGCGCTGGGCGTGTCAGCCGGGGTGCGGCTGTTTCGTGTTCACGACGTGAAGGAAAACCGGCAGGCGGCGGATGTCGCGGATGCGATCCGCCGCGCGCGTTAG
- the queD gene encoding 6-carboxytetrahydropterin synthase QueD, translating to MSSQGPHCSLFPLADSNLRGRYTLRVQVQFSSAHSLRDYPGDCRRLHGHNWKVDIEVSSRVLDALGIALDFRKIKAEARAIADRLDHRYLNEIEPFDRINPTAENLAGWFYRRLSSKLDREFAKVSAVTVWETDTSSVRYTEDEA from the coding sequence ATGTCTTCGCAGGGTCCACATTGCAGCCTGTTTCCGTTGGCGGATTCGAATCTTCGCGGCCGCTATACGCTCAGGGTTCAGGTTCAATTTTCGTCTGCGCATTCGCTGCGGGACTACCCCGGCGATTGCCGGCGCTTGCATGGCCATAACTGGAAGGTCGACATCGAGGTGTCTTCCAGGGTCCTCGATGCCCTGGGCATTGCGCTGGATTTCAGGAAGATCAAGGCCGAAGCGCGGGCCATCGCCGACCGCCTCGATCACCGCTATCTCAATGAGATCGAGCCGTTCGACAGGATCAATCCGACCGCGGAAAATCTGGCCGGCTGGTTTTACCGCCGGCTTTCCTCAAAGCTGGATCGGGAGTTTGCCAAGGTGAGTGCGGTGACCGTCTGGGAGACGGATACGTCGTCGGTCCGCTACACCGAGGACGAAGCATGA